A single Corallococcus silvisoli DNA region contains:
- a CDS encoding undecaprenyl-phosphate glucose phosphotransferase has protein sequence MFGRLQRFYTSIKVAADAGMLAVAFVLAYFTRFSGLVPITEGVPPMGETFVSLVMVLIIFPMTFQRARLYATNRSRSHMGELFELFKATITATLVLVAVTYFIRERYSRLTLAIFVIYAFTLIALSRLAFRHVLSEVRRRGYNLKSILVIGEEDLGLRTIETVESHRELGFRVTGVLALKEEKVGQWVGGVRVVGHVAGVEAYLDAHPVDQVIIAVPLEDQARVKPLMEQLALRTVDVKVVPDLYQYITLYGGLEEFGGLPIISLQGDPMDGWSRVAKRVFDVLFSLVAIGVSAPLMLVTALLVRLTSKGPILYRQERMGMDGRTFPILKFRTMRVDAESQGATMASAVDARRTPVGTFLRKYSLDELPQFFNVLRGDMSLVGPRPERPVFIEEFKRQIPRYHLRHKVKAGITGWAQINGLRGQTSIQKRIEYDLYYIENWSLLMDLKILLRTALGGFLSKNAY, from the coding sequence GTGTTTGGTCGCCTGCAACGCTTCTACACGTCCATCAAGGTCGCCGCCGACGCGGGGATGCTCGCGGTGGCGTTCGTGCTCGCGTACTTCACCCGCTTCAGCGGCCTGGTGCCCATCACGGAAGGCGTCCCGCCCATGGGCGAGACGTTCGTGTCCCTGGTGATGGTGCTGATCATCTTCCCGATGACGTTCCAGCGGGCGCGGCTGTACGCGACCAACCGCTCGCGCTCGCACATGGGGGAGCTGTTCGAGCTGTTCAAGGCCACCATCACCGCGACGCTCGTCCTGGTGGCGGTGACGTACTTCATCCGCGAGCGCTATTCGCGCCTCACGCTGGCCATCTTCGTCATCTACGCGTTCACGCTCATCGCGCTGTCGCGACTGGCCTTCCGGCACGTCCTCAGCGAGGTGCGCCGGCGCGGCTACAACCTCAAGTCCATCCTCGTCATCGGCGAGGAGGACCTGGGCCTGCGCACCATCGAGACGGTGGAGAGCCACCGCGAGCTGGGCTTCCGCGTGACGGGCGTGCTGGCGCTGAAGGAGGAGAAGGTCGGCCAGTGGGTGGGCGGCGTGCGCGTCGTGGGGCACGTGGCCGGGGTCGAGGCGTACCTGGATGCGCACCCGGTCGATCAGGTCATCATCGCCGTGCCGCTGGAGGATCAGGCGCGGGTGAAGCCGCTGATGGAGCAGCTGGCGCTGCGCACGGTGGACGTCAAGGTGGTGCCGGACCTGTACCAGTACATCACCCTGTACGGGGGCCTTGAGGAGTTCGGCGGTCTGCCCATCATCAGCCTCCAGGGCGACCCCATGGACGGTTGGAGCCGCGTGGCCAAGCGCGTGTTCGACGTGCTGTTCTCGCTGGTGGCCATCGGGGTGAGCGCGCCGCTGATGCTCGTGACGGCGCTGCTGGTGCGGCTGACCAGCAAGGGCCCCATCCTCTATCGCCAGGAGCGCATGGGCATGGATGGGCGGACCTTCCCCATCCTCAAGTTCCGGACCATGCGCGTGGACGCCGAGTCGCAGGGCGCCACCATGGCGAGCGCCGTGGACGCGCGGCGCACCCCGGTGGGGACGTTCCTGCGCAAGTACTCGCTGGATGAGCTGCCGCAGTTCTTCAACGTGCTCCGGGGCGACATGAGCCTCGTGGGCCCGCGGCCGGAGCGCCCCGTCTTCATCGAGGAGTTCAAGCGGCAGATTCCGCGCTACCACCTGCGCCACAAGGTGAAGGCGGGCATCACCGGCTGGGCGCAGATCAACGGCCTGCGCGGCCAGACGTCCATCCAGAAGCGCATCGAGTACGACCTGTACTACATCGAGAACTGGTCGCTGCTGATGGACCTGAAGATCCTCCTGCGCACCGCGCTGGGGGGCTTCCTGTCGAAGAACGCGTACTGA
- a CDS encoding GspE/PulE/PilB domain-containing protein: MADKLGLTLVRKGLLTQAQLDQGMSAQLVHGGRLGSRLVELGFLDIETVGMVLGELTRLPVAMEADFDAVTDATLKLLTADQAEKHQAFPLAVEGRRLKVAMANPLDLQTTDALGFITGMRIVPYVVPELRLFHYLSKRYDVDRPTRPLKAPIPVPARRSVSVATVAPLAAVAPVVVPPPPVPPPPAPVRSEPEVAGMFGGLAPGQFLSDDSDDQEAEADLADATIVGEELPDIVMGEVVRAAPPVEVARPTGIPPAGPPRAPMATQPPGMVARQGAVPPGPAPGAPSPVGAVTPGAVAGGVAPTGMMPPGVVPGAPSPTGGLTPPGAMPSGAAPSPVGAVPPGAVAGAPSGGPPPGPAVPPRAMPPPGAPGAQPPGMIGRGGPGPVVPPGVRPSATGIPAVAKAPPPGMRPVAPGGPGPAAARPMGPPPGAPMPPGMVRAGPPPGMAPGMAPRPVPGTPPPGVAAPAGAGPVPPGAQPPGVAGPTGAGPVPPGSRPPSMTGVPAAGAPVGARPVGPPGAPGSAPPNATPGRPATVGGAPPPGAPARQGPPSGAVPSVAVGVAGPGVAVPPAGVPMSVAQSRPGVAGPVASPGNMPAGMVPGAPHAVASPPSAGAPVSVAQAAIGAASPGTANPVTAPPPGGTPPVAARRPSGVTNALTGGSSGVPAVASSDALAATHVVAAGASTSTPQSRPSTKPPPEVPAAAPMSELGGEWADAFTDAPSVDGSSVPANSSPVASPPTASAPTGAIAAQGAVPAPGRTPSTTTPAVSIASNPSQVAPIAPSLVAESGSPPESVASTQGVARPAQGPSLSELVMDAELLDEGDDILSPESFEATPEAPPVTPAKASEMAEVLTGDDLADDDILEAVDAMSADPVKASTSEVSDVLEDMDVLSAEPHQALAPDAPDSLGDAGTMSADSPKPSASVASDLFDDVDVLSAEPPSSPASEVADILVAVDVLSAEPPSSPASEVADILGDLDVLSAEPPSSPASEVADILGDADVLPDELRATASIPEAEPVWDAAPEPTSPEASAEPQEPLTATPVTEAPRHEPPLAAVARDDEPVKASALEVPPQAPALVEAAKPVVPALPSSSEQERSDPPTPTDVPAVSVIAATAAQDPEADSLEFSLVGESPRASEELTPPPSTDTGASEAWQVAAAPKTAAEPTDAPPASTASEPPRTEIPPEFEVALISDSEPASGAAPEPAAKAAPSTDPTLPTAPEAMGAASVTDAQPHAEAPPVPPKPRLVVAPSTPVRDRTPISLEDLPAPSEEPMQLASTWEFVGWQGGGEGEGGVGHSADTTWVDRVVDLEVPASAPASSEDGVALASAWEFMQHPWQPQAVARIDPAQALLAAASASSDTPQDGPVVTTEQVLSALDTADSQGMVGKVLLAYSAGRFRRAFLLGDSFGLARVGRAWGPGSDRPEVTALKVDLDAPSLLASALTGPSPSVFSAPQGPQDEAIFSALCEAESHLLVFPLHARGQPVAFFVAEHGPAPLEVSLLEELGRIAERAVEICTRLHRFP; the protein is encoded by the coding sequence ATGGCCGACAAGCTGGGATTGACGCTGGTCCGCAAGGGCCTCCTGACGCAGGCGCAGCTCGACCAGGGCATGAGCGCGCAGCTCGTCCACGGGGGCCGGCTGGGCTCGCGGCTCGTGGAGCTGGGGTTCCTGGACATCGAGACGGTGGGCATGGTGCTGGGGGAGCTGACCCGGCTGCCCGTGGCGATGGAGGCGGACTTCGACGCCGTCACCGACGCGACGCTGAAGCTGCTGACGGCGGACCAGGCGGAGAAGCATCAGGCGTTCCCGCTCGCGGTGGAGGGCCGGCGGCTGAAGGTCGCGATGGCGAACCCGCTGGACCTCCAGACGACGGATGCGCTCGGGTTCATCACCGGCATGCGCATCGTGCCGTACGTCGTGCCGGAGCTGCGGCTGTTCCATTACCTGTCGAAGCGCTACGACGTCGACCGGCCGACGCGGCCGTTGAAGGCGCCCATCCCCGTGCCCGCGCGCCGGTCCGTGTCGGTGGCGACGGTGGCCCCCCTGGCCGCGGTGGCTCCGGTGGTCGTGCCGCCTCCGCCCGTGCCGCCGCCTCCCGCGCCCGTGCGCTCGGAGCCGGAGGTCGCGGGGATGTTCGGGGGGCTCGCGCCGGGACAGTTCCTCAGTGATGACTCGGATGATCAGGAGGCCGAGGCGGACCTGGCCGACGCGACCATCGTGGGCGAGGAGCTGCCGGACATCGTGATGGGGGAGGTGGTGCGGGCCGCGCCTCCCGTGGAGGTGGCGCGGCCGACGGGGATTCCTCCCGCGGGGCCGCCTCGTGCGCCCATGGCGACACAGCCTCCAGGAATGGTGGCTCGGCAGGGAGCGGTGCCTCCGGGGCCTGCGCCGGGTGCTCCTTCGCCAGTGGGGGCGGTGACGCCCGGAGCTGTCGCGGGTGGCGTCGCGCCCACGGGCATGATGCCTCCGGGAGTTGTTCCAGGTGCGCCGTCGCCAACGGGTGGGCTCACGCCTCCCGGCGCGATGCCTTCCGGGGCTGCGCCTTCGCCAGTGGGCGCGGTGCCTCCAGGTGCTGTCGCGGGTGCGCCTTCGGGGGGACCTCCTCCTGGCCCTGCGGTTCCCCCTCGCGCGATGCCTCCCCCGGGGGCACCGGGAGCGCAGCCGCCCGGGATGATTGGGCGGGGTGGGCCGGGGCCCGTGGTGCCTCCGGGTGTTCGGCCTTCGGCGACGGGGATTCCCGCGGTGGCGAAGGCACCGCCTCCTGGAATGCGGCCTGTCGCACCGGGTGGACCCGGGCCCGCGGCGGCTCGTCCGATGGGCCCTCCGCCGGGTGCTCCGATGCCACCGGGGATGGTCCGTGCGGGTCCTCCGCCGGGCATGGCTCCGGGGATGGCGCCTCGGCCCGTTCCTGGCACACCGCCTCCCGGGGTGGCCGCACCGGCCGGCGCGGGGCCTGTTCCTCCGGGCGCACAGCCACCTGGGGTGGCCGGACCGACCGGTGCGGGGCCTGTTCCTCCGGGCTCGCGTCCTCCGTCCATGACGGGCGTTCCAGCCGCCGGTGCTCCTGTCGGCGCGCGTCCGGTGGGCCCCCCAGGAGCCCCGGGCTCTGCTCCGCCGAATGCCACGCCGGGAAGGCCCGCCACGGTGGGTGGAGCGCCGCCTCCAGGCGCACCGGCTCGCCAGGGGCCTCCGTCTGGGGCCGTGCCGTCGGTGGCTGTTGGCGTGGCCGGGCCGGGAGTCGCCGTTCCTCCCGCCGGTGTCCCGATGTCCGTCGCTCAGTCGCGTCCTGGAGTGGCAGGCCCCGTCGCGAGCCCGGGGAACATGCCAGCGGGGATGGTCCCGGGTGCACCTCATGCCGTGGCGAGCCCCCCTTCAGCGGGTGCGCCGGTGTCCGTGGCCCAGGCAGCGATTGGAGCTGCTTCTCCGGGCACGGCAAACCCCGTCACGGCTCCTCCTCCGGGCGGGACCCCTCCTGTCGCGGCTCGACGCCCTTCTGGAGTGACGAATGCCCTGACGGGAGGCTCCTCGGGCGTCCCCGCCGTGGCCTCCAGCGACGCGCTCGCTGCGACTCACGTCGTCGCGGCCGGAGCTTCGACCTCCACGCCCCAGAGCAGGCCGAGCACGAAGCCGCCCCCTGAAGTCCCAGCCGCCGCACCCATGTCGGAACTGGGAGGGGAGTGGGCGGACGCGTTCACGGATGCGCCTTCCGTGGATGGGTCGTCTGTTCCGGCCAACAGTTCTCCCGTGGCGAGCCCGCCAACCGCCAGCGCGCCCACGGGGGCGATTGCAGCGCAAGGTGCTGTCCCCGCTCCGGGTCGAACGCCCTCGACGACGACGCCTGCGGTTTCGATTGCATCCAATCCCAGTCAGGTCGCGCCCATCGCTCCAAGTCTCGTGGCGGAGTCGGGATCCCCCCCCGAATCGGTCGCCTCCACGCAAGGGGTTGCACGCCCGGCGCAGGGTCCGTCGTTGTCCGAGCTGGTGATGGACGCCGAGCTTCTCGACGAGGGCGATGACATCCTGAGCCCCGAGTCATTCGAGGCCACACCCGAAGCACCGCCTGTCACACCCGCGAAGGCCTCCGAGATGGCCGAGGTCCTGACCGGGGATGATCTCGCCGACGACGACATCCTCGAAGCCGTGGATGCGATGTCCGCGGATCCGGTCAAGGCATCCACCTCCGAAGTGTCGGACGTCCTCGAAGACATGGATGTGCTTTCAGCCGAGCCGCATCAGGCCCTTGCGCCTGATGCGCCGGACAGCCTCGGTGATGCGGGCACGATGTCCGCGGATTCGCCCAAGCCCTCGGCCTCCGTGGCATCGGACCTTTTCGATGACGTGGACGTGCTGTCGGCCGAACCCCCGTCGTCGCCTGCCTCCGAAGTGGCGGACATCCTCGTCGCCGTGGATGTGTTGTCGGCCGAACCCCCGTCGTCACCTGCCTCCGAAGTGGCGGACATCCTCGGCGACCTGGATGTGCTGTCGGCTGAACCCCCGTCGTCACCTGCTTCTGAAGTGGCGGACATCCTCGGCGACGCGGATGTGCTGCCGGACGAACTACGCGCCACGGCATCGATCCCGGAGGCCGAGCCTGTCTGGGATGCTGCTCCCGAGCCCACCTCGCCGGAGGCATCCGCCGAGCCGCAGGAGCCGCTGACAGCCACGCCTGTCACCGAAGCGCCTCGTCACGAACCACCGTTGGCCGCCGTCGCTCGGGACGATGAGCCAGTGAAGGCGAGTGCGCTCGAAGTACCTCCGCAAGCGCCTGCGCTCGTCGAAGCCGCGAAGCCTGTCGTCCCGGCTCTCCCGTCCTCCTCCGAACAGGAGCGGTCGGATCCACCGACCCCCACGGATGTTCCGGCGGTGTCTGTCATTGCCGCCACCGCCGCGCAGGACCCCGAAGCCGACTCGCTCGAATTCAGCCTCGTGGGAGAGTCGCCCCGGGCCTCCGAAGAGCTCACGCCTCCGCCGTCCACGGACACGGGAGCCTCCGAAGCCTGGCAGGTCGCCGCCGCGCCGAAGACCGCCGCCGAGCCCACGGATGCACCACCGGCCTCGACGGCTTCCGAACCGCCGCGAACCGAAATCCCCCCCGAGTTCGAGGTCGCGCTGATCTCGGACTCCGAGCCCGCTTCCGGCGCCGCGCCAGAGCCCGCCGCGAAGGCTGCTCCGTCCACGGACCCGACGCTCCCCACGGCTCCCGAAGCCATGGGCGCCGCCAGCGTCACGGACGCGCAGCCGCACGCCGAGGCGCCGCCGGTCCCGCCGAAGCCGCGCCTCGTGGTCGCGCCGTCGACCCCGGTCCGTGACCGCACGCCCATCTCCCTCGAAGACCTGCCCGCGCCCTCCGAGGAGCCCATGCAGCTCGCCTCCACGTGGGAGTTCGTGGGCTGGCAGGGCGGCGGGGAAGGGGAGGGCGGCGTGGGCCACAGCGCGGACACCACCTGGGTGGACCGCGTCGTGGACCTGGAGGTTCCCGCCTCCGCGCCAGCCTCCTCGGAGGACGGCGTGGCCCTGGCCTCCGCGTGGGAGTTCATGCAGCACCCGTGGCAGCCGCAGGCCGTCGCGCGGATCGACCCCGCGCAGGCCCTGCTCGCCGCCGCCAGCGCCTCCTCGGACACTCCGCAGGACGGCCCCGTCGTCACGACGGAGCAGGTCCTCTCCGCGCTGGACACCGCGGACTCCCAGGGCATGGTGGGCAAGGTGCTGCTGGCCTACAGCGCGGGCCGCTTCCGCCGGGCCTTCCTGCTGGGCGACAGCTTCGGGCTCGCGCGCGTGGGCCGCGCCTGGGGGCCGGGCAGCGACCGTCCGGAAGTCACGGCGCTCAAGGTGGACCTGGACGCGCCGTCCCTCCTGGCCTCCGCGCTGACGGGCCCCAGCCCCAGCGTCTTCAGCGCCCCTCAGGGTCCCCAGGACGAGGCCATCTTCTCCGCGCTGTGCGAAGCCGAGTCACACCTGCTCGTCTTCCCGCTCCACGCGCGAGGCCAGCCCGTGGCCTTCTTCGTCGCCGAGCACGGCCCCGCGCC